The DNA segment TTATTCTCCTGTCCCCCATTAGGAGGATTCTCAGATTGCTGGTTTTGTTCTTCTTCCTGCTGCTCTTTTTCCTTTACGTACTCATCCAATTCTGCTTGTATGTTGTCTAATTCTTGTTGTTTTTCTTCACCTGAAAGACTATCATCATCTTTAATATCCTCCCGAAGCTTCAGAAGCCCCAACATAATTAGATCACGATCTTCGAGAGACCTTGCCAAATCAACAGCTTTTTCGTTCATGCCACGGCCAATATAAATCCAATATAGAAAATATCTGTTGTCAGACTGAAGAGTGATCGTGTTCTGAATGTTTTTCTTCTGCTCGTCCGTCAATGATTCATTAACGATATAGGAGGATGCCAATTGAAACTGTGTAACGTATGGCATATCTTTTGAATCATAACGATCTAATGTCGCAACGACTTCACTATAATTACTGTTTAAAAAGTACTCACTACTCTCTATGTAGGCTGCTTGTTTAGGCTGGATAAAAAATAACGAATAAACCACAAATGCAAATGCAGGTACGAGAAGCACGATACTCCCTATAAACATATACTTGCGTATTTTCCATTTCTTTTTCGGCTCCTTAATCAGCTCTTTTTCTTTGTTTTCAAGGCCCCGAATATGGCGTTCAATCAATTCACGCAATGCTTTGGTATCTTCAGCAAACAGGATTTCTTTTATAACATCTGATAACTTTAACGTGTCCCGGTATTTCAAGTACCTTTCGAAGCTCTGTGAACGATCGACCGCTGCTGCCACCGCAGCCTTAAGCTCCTCAAATACCCGCTCCTCCTCCTTTTCATAAGGGGGCAAACTTTCTGTCACACCATAGTGAAGAAAATGCGGTTCCATACTAGAATCAATCACAATATTTTCAGGACAAATCAACAGATTCAACCTTCTCACACGATGGTCTTCCACTTTTTTTATCAATTGATCAGCAAGCAGCCATTTGGCATACGATGGCTTGTTGTGAATTTGTTTAAAATCTATGAACGACGAAGGAGTATGTATCGTTATGTTAACCTCATCTTCATCCACTTGAATCTCTTTTTTCAATTCATGATCAACCTCACGAATCAGCTCGATCTCAAGCTCCTCCTGCAACCTCAGACGAGCCTTTTGAAACGTAAGGAGATAAGCATCATCCTTCTTCTCTAGAACTGCTTCCGTTTTTTCATGAAAATAGGAATGTTTTACATCTGACATCGCACGCTGCTCCTTTTAAATGCTCACAAGATTTCTATTTTGTCACCGGAAGTAATGCCACTTTCTTCCAGAGTAGCGCTCCCGGCGCAAACCATTTGTTTATTAACAATACGAATCCAGTCTCCATCATGAGGGGGCGTTTCCAATTGAGACACCTGCCAAACGATATCGATTAACCTCTTTACGCTTGAACGGTTAGATAATCGTAAATCTAGCTCTTTCTTATGATAGTTTTGTAAATCGATAGATACTTGGATGTACACGAGCCACCCTCCCTGTTATATCGTTATGACTTTCCCTAGCATTATGTAGGATCATTTAATTTAAAAACCATAGTTAAATGATACATCAATCCACCCTAAAATTCTCCATATTTCATCAATTAGTTACTTTTGTTCGGTACTTTTTTAGTGATTGCCATTCAAAGGTGAGTTTCATAGCCATGGGATAAAACTCACCTTTTCATAGGACCAGCTAGCAACTCATCAGCCTTGAACATGGCTTCTACAGATTTTTTAGTCTCCTTTTCATTTTTTAAAAGCAGTGCTTTATAATTTTCAATCAACTGAACAAGATCTGCATTCAATTCGTTTATCTGATCAGCCGTTTCTAATTGATTTTCTGCAGCCATATCTTTTATTAATAGAGCTTGCAACACTTGTACGGTCGTTTGTAAATTAGACAATGCTTGCTCCACTTCACTACTTCTTATCTTGATTTCATGACTCACAACCACTCCCCCTTTTTCAGTGAGATTATTTCTGGCCTAAATTTTCAACCTCCTGGCGCAAAAATGAAATCCTTTGATTATAGAAAGAAATATCCTGCTGAAGAAGATTTATTTTACCTTCAATCGTTTCGATTAGATTAGAAAACTGCTGATTCTCTATTGAACTGTGTAAAACTTCGGTTTCTCTAAAGCCTTTAAATTGCTCAGCGAGCTGCTTTGCTCCTGAATGATTGGAGAGATCAGGCCGTGAGCAGAGTTTTTTGTGACTTGCAAATTCTGCTCAATAAGTACTTATTGACCGCTACGCTTTACGCAACCGCTGTAACTCATCCTGCTTTTGGGTATGTAACCATTTATAGTAATATAAAGTGTTCGCTAGAATGTTCAAACTCCTTTCTCAAGGTTTAGTTATATTTCTTTTTTGTATCCGCGCCTGTAATACAAAAAAGAAATATAAGGAAAAAGCACCGCAAAAAGGGTGCTTTCTCCTGTCAAACCATTCATTAGCCGCGAATTTGTCCGGCAATTTGCTGATCCGTATCTTCTAATGTTGTAGCTGTACTGTTCAATTGTTGTGATACTTCAGCTAACAGCGTGCTCATTCGTTCAAATGAAGGACGCAACTCCTGATACTGAGAAGCAAACGCTTCGCTGGAAGCACCTTCCCAAATTTCTTGCAGCTGGCCGCTCATGCCATCCAAACGGGAGATCAATTCTTGTACATTGGAACTTTCGGTATTATACTGTCTAGCAAACTCTCTAAGTTCATCAGGTGTCAAACGAATGTTATTCGACATAAAATCCACTCCTTTTCCAGTTTAATTTTATGGTACCCTTGATATTTTTACCAGTCAATTGATTATATGCAATCAGTAATAATTACCCATTCGTTTCGTGTAAGCACACATAATAATAGCTATTTTAGTACCATTTAATTACATAACAACTCAGGCCTCCCTCTGAAAACTGATCACTATGCTGAGGAAGTGTTCTCATAAGTGATCGTTAGTTTTCAAGTCTTCATTTCTTCTACTTGATCATCTAAGGATTGTACAGCACTTTCAATTTACTGTCAGACGAATTCTAGTAAATGACGGTTGAAGACCGGGATGAATCCGCTTCAAACTATGTTTTAAAAAACATTTTAGGTATGCAACATTTTTTCTAGTCTAGTATTATAGAGATCAAGCTAACAGTTATTTAAAATCTGGAACTTGATTACTGGATAAATGAAAGGATGCAAATGCATGGGGGATATGGAAGCGTTATATTTAAACCATAAGGAAATTTATGTATTGCTAGGTTTACTCGAAGCACCAATTGCCTTTGGGATAGAAGATCCTTTTTCTGCTTTATCGGATCAAAAGATAAAGACAGAGTGGGAGGAAGTTATTATCGACCTAAAGGATCGAGAGCTGGTTGGAAAGGGGAAGATGGAGTATTCTGGATCGATGAAGAAATGATTACCGCACTATCCGTTATGACTTATTCCAATATGGTTATACAAGTTGACTCCCTTTACAAAATCACATCACAGTCTACCTTCTATGTCACCCACGAATTTGTTATAGAGTGTGAAAAAGTGAATAATAATCTATATAGGCTGCAACAACATGATGAACCAAGAGTATCTATCAAGAATGTGATTTTTCCTAGAGCAGGTCTTGATCATAAACAGGCATCCAAATCGGGAACGCTAACTCTACCTGGAACACTTATAAATGAGTGGCTTAACAACAATAGTAATCTCAATGTATTCGATGAAATTGTTAGTACTATAAATAATAATATTCAAAGCTCAGGCCTATGGAAAGACCTAAAAAAATCTCTAAACCGAACTGAGCGTGTTAACCGAATGATGATGTATTACTTCATTGATAATAATTGGAGAGTAGAAGGTGTTTATTCCTTGTTTTCACCTTCAAATAATTGGACGCTAAGAATGACTGAAAGAAACAACAAGGAGTACCTTCAAGCTAAACAAGTTGATTTATTTGGACTGACGAAGGAATATGGTGCAGTTTTGGAACGCACACTAAAAGATAAAAATCACATAATACTAAACTAACCAAACCAAGTTTTTTGAGAATTCCTAGAAGCTTTTCAAGCAATTCAGTACCTTCAAGGTACTGAATTGTCTTTTTATGTACATTTATTTTGAGAACTAATATTAACTCTCTTATAAAAAACACTAATCAAGAATTTCTAAATACTCAACCAGATACGCTATGGTATCTTTAGTGTTATCAGCATGATATACGGTACGTTCAAAATTGAGCATATAATCTTGAGTAGAATATTGTAATTCATCTGGATGTATCATCTTAAAAAAATTTCGTATTGGATGGTTTTTTTTATAGCTGTTTTTAATTCTATTTAACTCTTCATTTTCACCTCTAATAATTAGGAAATATGGATATTGGTTAGGTTTTATTTGTTCTTTTAGAACTCGGTCTTGTTCTTCCGTAACATGTTCGTGTTTCAAAACATGTAATTCAAGGTCATCTGCTTCAGAATAATATCCAATTTCATGGACTACATCTTCTATTCCCTCATCAGAAAGATCATCATTTAGATCCAGAATATAAACTCCATAATGAAACTCAGGGTATGCAGTCAATAACACCACTCCTTATTTGCAATTATTTCAGTTCATTAATCCCTTTGTACTTTTCTATCGAATTCTATCTATACCATGCAAAAGCCCATAAAATCGGTGAAAAGCGTTATATGAAAAATTGTTCATGAGGTATATATCCAATTGTTAAATACTTTTCAAGGTTTTTCAGTCATACTTTTGCAATCCTTAAGAATTCAAAGTGATGCCGTACTTCGATCATCGAGAGGGCTTATTACTGTCTTAAATAGATAATGTAATTGATTCTACCTTCTAACCCAACCTCCTATTTTTTTTAGGCAAATTCAAATTCGGATACTTCTCATTCAAAGTTTGTTTGTTTTTTCTTAAAAAATAATATTGGTGAATAAATTTAATACAAAAAATAGGATAAAGAATAAGTAGAGATTCACATGCTACAAAGATTAATGCTTTAATGTCTTCGCTTACTATAATTGAATAAATAAGCTGCCCTACTACGTAACTTAAAGCAGGAGTGATAGCCACCAGAGGAGTCCAGTTTCTCTTTGGACCTTTGGGAGGGTTCAGCCTTTCATATAGAAATAATAAATGAAGCACTTGTACACCAATAATACATAGAACATATAGGGCTAAAGAAATATAGAAAAATTGAAGTGATTGATACTGAAAAATATTGTAAAGGAACTTTTGAATAACTAAAAACATTATAAATGAAGTAAACAATCCCCAGACGCCGAAGAATAAATAAAACGAACTTTCAAACCTGTAAGGGGCAATCAAATATAACAAAGCCCAAGCGTTCAAAATAATTCCAAGAACAGTTGCGATCGGTAATGCAAATGTTAATTCTGAAGGACCAAGTAAAGCAAAAAGTCCCATCAAGTCAGTTAAAATTAAAACATGTAGAATACCTCTCGACCTAACTTCACCATGGTCTTCTAGTTTTAAATAATTGTTGTAAATACTTTTTTTCATGCTACTATAATCACATCTTCCTCTTTAAAATACGTGCCCAAAAAAGTTTTTAACACCTTCGATCGCGTTAGTGGTCCCTATTTGAATAATATCTCCTAATGAATCAAACTCCCCATCACCATCTATATCTAATGGTTTAACCTCACTTAACACATAAGATACACCCATACCAACAATGAAACCAGCTGCCACTCCAACAGGACCTGCCCAAGCACCTGCATATGCACCAATTTGCCCCCAAGATACGCTGATGATGCTATTGAAACAACACCGACTGTTGTACTACTAACCACATTTCCCGCTATTTGACTTCCTGATTGATTATGGTTAAAACCATAGGTGACATCGGAAATTGCAGAAAGTCCTATTCCTAGATAACCAACCTTTCCAGCAACACCTTTAAAACTGTTTTTAAAACTACTTTTACCGTCAACTAAATTACGAACATCCGCTACCTTACCTTGATTAGTGTTATACCCTGTGTAAGTATTTTTCTTAACTCCAAATAATTCAGGTTTTGTAAGTCTAAGTCTAAATCTTTGCTCACCTTGCGCAGTAAAGTATGTCTCTTTTCTAACGCTACCTCCCAAAGCCTTGATTTTCGCATGTTTAGCGGCTTGAGAAGCACCATAAATATTTTGCATTAAAGTACTACCAGATTTGACCGGTCTGCCAGCAACCAATCCTAAAGTCTCTAATCCATTACCTAACATCGGTTCTGAACTCTTTCTATATTCCTCTGGTACAGATGCTTGTGGGTTAGATACCGTTAAATTGTTTTTTACTCTTTGCATAGTGGCAAGTGCTCCGAATTTAGCTGAATCTACCATTGCACTATCTATGCTACGATGATTACCACCCATTGTCGAATTAATTGGTGCTGATAATATTTCTCCTTCTATAATCATATCCCTTAAGGAATCTGTTTTCAGGTAATAGTCTGTTACTTCATTAATTTCTTGACTGTTTAGGAATATTCCACTCTTAGACCACCCTTGAATTTTACTAACAAGATGCCGAACCCCTTGTAACTCATTGGCAGGTTCATCAAGTTTCGAAGTATTTTCTTCATCTACAGTCTTTAAATCTTCAATCGTTTTTTGATTATGGCTCCTTGCACCGTCTACCTGTGAATCGAATTGAGATGTAGAGACTGGCGAACCACCAATCAAATCACTGATTCCCATGAATCGATCATTTATAGTACCGACAGAGTCTTGAGTCACCTGAACAGCCCTATCGAGGCCATTTTTTACTTCTGTTGTAATAAAATCTTCTCTTACCACACCATCTTCTGTCTCGTAATTTCTAACATTCATTTGTATGTCTTTTAAACTTTTTATATATTGATCTAAGAATTGATTGAGAAGCAGAAGGACTGGGATATGTAGAACTTTGAAGTACTCTTTGATTGCGGCCCCGCCTTCTCCTTTTAATGCATCATCTAAATCTATCACCTTGTGCATTGAATCACGTAGGGATAGAAGTTGTTCTTGTTCTTGTTCTTTTTTTCTAATCGATTGCTCGATACCGGTTAGAACTTCCGAAGCCTTTAATACTTTCATCGTCCGGACCCCTTACTAATATTGCTCCCGATGGCCTCCTCTATTTGAATGAATGATTCAATATTTGACCATGCATCACTCTCTGCTTTTAACAGGACATCCTTGTAATCACGTATTGTTTGAGAGTAGGTGCTTTCAATCTCTTCTATTTTTTGAATAAAATCGAGTGTTGATTGGTTAAATTCTAGATTTGGTTTCGTGGTATCTAAGTCATTCGTGTTTGATTTAAAATCGTTAAAGACCGGCTCAGCAACGCTGCGGTTGATCTTTATTTCCGCCATCATATCACCCCGCTATTTAGTTTTTAATTGGTCTATAGTTTCGTTTTTTGACACTATGCTAGTTGAAATCCCATTATTAGCATGCTCTAACTGTGTAATTTTCCCTTCGATATCTTCGAGCAAAGCTTCTACCTGTTGTGTAATAATAGTTACATAGGATTGCTCTATATTTTCACGTATGTTTAGAAATTCAGTAGCATGTTTCCCTGCCCAAAGAGAATGAGATAGATCTGGTTCAGATAGGAGTCTTTTCTGTGCTGAGAGTTCTCCCTGTTCATTTGATATTTCACTTTTTGCAAGACGCAAGCGCTGTAATTTTTCCTGATTATCATGCAAATTATTACGAAGCAAGGAGATATCATTATACAAACTCATAACCCTTATTTCATTTTCTGACAATTCGTTCACCTCTTTTTTATTGATACCCTAGAGAAGATTATATGCACATGTTGCTTATTAAGTTGGAAATTCTTATACTGCTGAATATGTACACTTTCTCTTTTATCTTCCCTAAGGTAACATCCAACACTTTCATGTGGACCAACCCTTTTCCATATTATTAACATTTAGTATATAGAAAATTGGCTTATAAAGAAATACGTTGATGCTCTTTCCTTTAGAAACAACATGGTTATTTTCGAGGGGTACGGCGGATCAATCCTTTATTACAGGGGGGGCAAATAGAAAGCCCACAACTTAACAGTTCACGCTTAAGTAATGGGCTATAAGAAACGTTCTCTTTTATAGACAAGACGACTTCAATATTATCGTTAACATGATCATCTGTACAGTGACTATCGTTATTGTTGATTCTTTTTATCGATCGTTTCCTTCCTCTACATAATCACTCCATTCATCATTGCCATTATCAACACTTTCGCCCCATAAGTCATTACCTGTATCAACTGAATAGCTGAAAACCTCTCCAGAGTAATCCCCTTCACCAGCCCAGCACATTCATCAACAATTTGTCACATTTTTTTCAATGATCTATAATTAAATTATCTTTCAGAAAAATTAAACAACCTAACCGATTTGAGGTGAAACAGTGAATTACTCCTTATCCCCCCTTGGTGATCAGGCCATTGTTATTACTGTTAGTGATGAAATTAATGAAGATGCACAAAATAAAGTCCGTATCCTTTCCCATTTGTTCG comes from the Halobacillus shinanisalinarum genome and includes:
- a CDS encoding YwqH-like family protein, which codes for MSENEIRVMSLYNDISLLRNNLHDNQEKLQRLRLAKSEISNEQGELSAQKRLLSEPDLSHSLWAGKHATEFLNIRENIEQSYVTIITQQVEALLEDIEGKITQLEHANNGISTSIVSKNETIDQLKTK
- a CDS encoding EsaB/YukD family protein is translated as MYIQVSIDLQNYHKKELDLRLSNRSSVKRLIDIVWQVSQLETPPHDGDWIRIVNKQMVCAGSATLEESGITSGDKIEIL
- a CDS encoding YwqI/YxiC family protein, which encodes MAEIKINRSVAEPVFNDFKSNTNDLDTTKPNLEFNQSTLDFIQKIEEIESTYSQTIRDYKDVLLKAESDAWSNIESFIQIEEAIGSNISKGSGR
- a CDS encoding LXG domain-containing protein, producing the protein MKVLKASEVLTGIEQSIRKKEQEQEQLLSLRDSMHKVIDLDDALKGEGGAAIKEYFKVLHIPVLLLLNQFLDQYIKSLKDIQMNVRNYETEDGVVREDFITTEVKNGLDRAVQVTQDSVGTINDRFMGISDLIGGSPVSTSQFDSQVDGARSHNQKTIEDLKTVDEENTSKLDEPANELQGVRHLVSKIQGWSKSGIFLNSQEINEVTDYYLKTDSLRDMIIEGEILSAPINSTMGGNHRSIDSAMVDSAKFGALATMQRVKNNLTVSNPQASVPEEYRKSSEPMLGNGLETLGLVAGRPVKSGSTLMQNIYGASQAAKHAKIKALGGSVRKETYFTAQGEQRFRLRLTKPELFGVKKNTYTGYNTNQGKVADVRNLVDGKSSFKNSFKGVAGKVGYLGIGLSAISDVTYGFNHNQSGSQIAGNVVSSTTVGVVSIASSAYLGGKLVHMQVLGQVLLEWQLVSLLVWVYLMC
- the essB gene encoding type VII secretion protein EssB, with the protein product MSDVKHSYFHEKTEAVLEKKDDAYLLTFQKARLRLQEELEIELIREVDHELKKEIQVDEDEVNITIHTPSSFIDFKQIHNKPSYAKWLLADQLIKKVEDHRVRRLNLLICPENIVIDSSMEPHFLHYGVTESLPPYEKEEERVFEELKAAVAAAVDRSQSFERYLKYRDTLKLSDVIKEILFAEDTKALRELIERHIRGLENKEKELIKEPKKKWKIRKYMFIGSIVLLVPAFAFVVYSLFFIQPKQAAYIESSEYFLNSNYSEVVATLDRYDSKDMPYVTQFQLASSYIVNESLTDEQKKNIQNTITLQSDNRYFLYWIYIGRGMNEKAVDLARSLEDRDLIMLGLLKLREDIKDDDSLSGEEKQQELDNIQAELDEYVKEKEQQEEEQNQQSENPPNGGQENNEE
- a CDS encoding YwqI/YxiC family protein, which encodes MSHEIKIRSSEVEQALSNLQTTVQVLQALLIKDMAAENQLETADQINELNADLVQLIENYKALLLKNEKETKKSVEAMFKADELLAGPMKR
- a CDS encoding WXG100 family type VII secretion target; the protein is MSNNIRLTPDELREFARQYNTESSNVQELISRLDGMSGQLQEIWEGASSEAFASQYQELRPSFERMSTLLAEVSQQLNSTATTLEDTDQQIAGQIRG